The genome window CGACACCTCGGCACCGCCGCCGGCAATGCGGCTGGTGGCGCCCTCGAAACCCTCGAGCTTGGCGATCATCTGTTCCACCGGCCCGCCGGGCGCAGCCTGGATGATGACGAAGTTGATCAGCAGAATGCCGAACAGGGTCGGGATGATCAGCAGCAGTCGCCGAAAAATGTAAGCCAGCATCTTGTTACTCCACGCTCGCAGGGGCGGCGATTTGCTGCTCGATGACCTGCTTTTCTACTTCATCGGCCGGCTTGACCTCCGGCTTGACCCACCAGGTGGTGGTGCCGATGTCATAGGTCGGCGTGATTTTCGGATGACCGATGTGGTTCCAGTAGGCCACGCGCCAGGTCTTGATGTGCCAGTTGGGAATCACGTAGTAGCCCCATTGCAAGACCCGGTCCAATGCCCGGGCGTGAGCCACCAGGCTCTTGCGCGAGTCGGCATTGATCAGTTGCTCCACCAGTTGATCCACGGCCGGGTCCTTCAGGCCCATGGTGTTGCGGCTGCCGGGCTTGTCGGCGGCGGCGGACATCCAGAACTCACGCTGTTCGTTACCCGGTGAGCTGGATTGCGGGAAGCTGCCCACCACCAGGTCGAAGTCCCGGGAGCGCACGCGGTTGATGTATTGGGAGACGTCCACCCGGCGGATCACCAGGTCGATGCCCAGGTCACTCAGGTTGCGCTTGAAGGGCAGCAATATACGCTCGAACTCGGTCTGGGCCAGCAGGAACTCCAGCACCACCGGTTTGCCTTGGGCGTCGACCATCTTGTCGTCGACGATGCGCCAGCCGGCCTCTTGCAGCAATTGGTAGGCCTTGCGCTGCTGGTCGCGGATCATGCCGCTGCCGTCGCACATCGAAGGCTGGAAGGCTTCGCTGAAGACCTGCTCGGGGATTTTGTCGCGCAGGGGTTCGAGAATCTTCAGTTCGTCTTCGCCGGGCAGGCCGGTGGCGGCCATTTCCGAATTCTCGAAATAGCTGCGGGTGCGGGCGTAGGCGCCGTTGAACAGTTGCTTGTTGGTCCATTCGAAATCCAGCAACAGGCTCAAGGCCTTGCGCACCCGCACATCCTGGAAGACCGGCCGGCGCAGGTTGTAGACAAAGCCCTGCATGCCGGTGGGGTTGCCGTTGGGGATCTGTTCCTTGATCAGTCGGCCTTCGGTCACGGCCGGGATGTTGTAGGCGTTGGCCCAGTTCTTGGCGGTCATTTCCAGCCAGTAATCGAACTGCCCGGCTTTCAACGCTTCGACCGCGACGGTGTTGTCGCGGTAGTAGTCGGTGACCAGCACGTCGAAGTTGTAGAACCCGCGATTGACCGGCAGGTCCTTGCCCCAGTAGTCCTTCACCCGCTCATAGCGGATCGAGCGGCCCGCCTTCACTTCGGCGACCTTGTAGGGGCCGCTGCCCAGGGGAATCTCCAGGTTGCCCTTGTTGAAGTCACGCTCGGCCCACCAGTGCTTCGGCAGTACCGGCAATTGGCCGAGGATCAGCGGCAGCTCGCGATTTTGGGTGTGCTTGAACTTGAACAGGACTTTGAGCGGGTCTTCGGCGATGACTTCGGCGACGTCGTTGTAGTAGCCGCGGAACATTGGTGCGCCGTCCTTGGTCAGGGTCTGGAAGCTGAAGACCACGTCTTCCGCCCGTACCGGATGACCATCGTTGAAACGGGCTTCGGGGCGCAGGTAGAAGCGCACCCAGCCATTGTCCGGGGCTTTCTCGATTTTTTCGGCGATCAGACCATATTCGGTGAAGGGTTCGTCCAGGCCCTGCTTGGCCAAGGTGTCGTAGATCAGGCCGATGTCATCGGCTGGCACGCCTTTGCTGATGAACGGGTTGAGGCTGTCGAACCCCCCAAAGCCGCCCTGGCGGAAGATGCCGCCCTTGGGCGCGTCCGGGTTGACGTAGTCGAAGTGCTGGAAGTTGGCGGGGTATTTCGGCGGCTCGTTGTACAAGGTCACGGCATGCTGCGGCGCGGCGCAGGCCAGCCCGGCGAACAACAGGCTGCTGGCCTGCAGGAGCAGGGCACGTAAAGGCTTCATTGATCTTTCTCCGAAGATTTCAGCCACCAGGCGCTCAGGCCCAGGGTATAGGGCGGCGTGGTGACGAAGGCGAACCGGTTGCGGTACGCCAGGCGATGATAATTGAGATACCAGTTGGGAATGCAGTAATGCTGCCACAGCAGTACACGATCCAGGGCCTTGCCGGCGGCGACCTGTTCGTCGCGGGTCTGGGCGGCGAGCAGTTTCTCCAGCAGGTGGTCGACCACCGGGTTGGCGATCCCTGCGTAGTTCTTGCTGCCCTTGACCCCGACCTGGCTGGAGTGAAAGTACTGCCATTGCTCGAGGCCCGGGCTGAGGGTCTGGTTCAGTGTCAGCAGGATCATGTCGAAGTCGAACTGGTCCAGGCGCTGTTTGTATTGGGCGCGGTCCACCGTGCGCAGCCGGGCTTGAACACCGATGCTGGCAAGGTTTTCGACGTAGGGTTGCAGGATACGCTCCAGGTTCGGGTTCACCAGCAGGATTTCGAAGCTCAGGGGCTGGTGGTCGGCGTTCAGCAGGCGTTGGCCGTTGAGATTCCAGCCGGCTTCCTTCAAGAGTCCCAATGCCTTGCGCAGGGTTTCCCGGGGAATGCCGCGCCCGTCGGTCTTGGGCAAGCTGAAGGGTTCGGTGAGCAGTTTGGGCGGCAATTGATCCCGGTATGGCTTGAGCAGCAGCCATTCATGACCCACCGGCAGGCCAGTGGCGGAGAATTCGCTGTTGGGGTAATAGCTGAGGGTGCGCTTGTAGGCGCCGCTGAACAGGGTGCGGTTGGTCCACTCGAAGTCGAACATCAGCCCCAGGGCTTCGCGCACCTTGACCTCGGCGAACGTGCCGCGCCGGGTGTTCATGAACAGGCCCTGGGTCTGGGTCGGGATCTGGTGGGGTATCTGCGCCTTGATCACATCGCCTCGGTTGACCGCCGGGAATTGATAGCCGTTGGCCCAGTTCTTGGCCTGGTGTTCGATGTAGATGTCGAACTCGCCGGCCTTGAAGGCTTCGAAGGCGACTTCGCTGTCACGGTAGAACTCCACGTCCATGCGGTCGTAGTTGTACTTGCCGCGATTGACCGGCAGGTCCTTGCCCCAGTAGTCCTTGACCCGCTCGAACACCAATTGGCGGCCTGGCTGCACTTTGGTGATGCGATACGGCCCGCTGCCCAGGGGCGGTTCGAAGGTCGTCGCCTTGAAGTCGCGGCCTTTCCAGTAATGCTGGGGCAGCACCGGCAGCTCTCCCAGGCGCAGGATCAGCAAGGGATTGCCCGAACGCTTGAAGACGAAGCGGATTTTCAGCGGGTTGAGAATGTCGACCCGCAGCACCTCCTGCAGGTTGGTGCGGTATTGCGGGTGGCCATCCTTGAGCAGCGTCCTGTAGGAGAACGCCACGTCATAGGCGGTGATGGGCACGCCATCGTGGAAACGTGCTTCGGGGCGCAGGTTGAAGACTACCCAGCTGCGGTCTTCGCTGTATTCCACCGACTGGGCGATCAGGCCATAGCTCGACGTCGGTTCATCGCCGGACGGTGCGTACTGGCCAGTGCCGACCATCAGCGGTTCGTTCAGCTCATTGATGCCGTATTGCAGGAAATTGGGCGTGGAAACCGGGCTGCTACCCTTGAACGTGTAGGGATTGAGCGTATCGAAGGTGCCGAATGCCATGACCCGCAAGACTCCGCCCTTGGGCGCTTGCGGGTTGACCCAGTCGAAGTGGGTGAATCTGGCCGGGTACTTGAGCGTGCCGAACTGCGCATAGCCATGGCTTTCGCTGATGGTTGCGCTGGCGGGAGAGCTCAAGGCCAGGCTGATCAGGAACAGGAGGAGGGGACGTATCAAGTCTGAGATCCGATCCAGGCGGCTTGGGCTTTATGGCCTGTACAGTAACAGCTTGTATCGGCAGGAAAAAGGCGGGGGCTCAAAGCTTCAGGGTTTGCTTGAACTGTGGCGAGGGAGCTTGCTCCCGCTGGGTTGCGAAGCGACCCCGAATCTGGCACCTCGGTGCGACAGGTGGATTGAGTCGCTGCTTTTGGGGCTGCTTCGCAGCCCAGCGGGAGCAAGCTCCCTCGCCACAGAGAGTCCCTCGGTCAGTGCGGGGAGTAGACCGTCAGCATCTGCCCAGGCTTGAGTGCCTTGCCCATCCGCGGATTCCAGCGCTTGAGGTGCTGCATTTCCACGTTGAAGCGCTTGGCGACGACGTACAACGAATCGCCCTGCTTGACCTTGTATTGGGTCTGCTTCTTCTGGTCCTTGCTGTTGGCGGCTATCACGGTGCTGATGCGCTTGCCGGTGGCCTTGCTGGCCTTGGCGTCCTGCATCACCAGGGTCTGGCCGACCTTGAGCTTGTTGCCGCTGAGTTTGTTCCAGCGTTGCAGGTCCTTGGTCTGGACGTTGTTGGCCTTGGCGATCTGGGCCAGGTTGTCGCCGCGCTTGACGCGGTAGGTGCGCCTGGCACCTTCCACTTCGCTGTCGTCGGCTGATTCGAAAACCGGCTTGAGCGCGCGCTGGCTGATCAGCTCTTCCGGGCGCATGGTCGACAGGCTGGCGGTCAGCAGCTGGGCCTTGGACGTCGGCACCAGCAGGTGCTGGGGGCCGTCGATGGTGGTGCGCTGCTTGAAGGCCGGATTGAGCTGGAACAGCTCGTCTTCGTCGATATTGGCCACTGCCGCGACCTTGGACAGGTCCATGCGCTGGTTGATCTCGACGACCTGGAAATAGGGTTCGTTGGCGATCGGGTTGAGGTTCACGCCATAGGCGTCGGGTGCGAGCACCACCTGGGACAGCGCCAGCAACTTCGGCACATAGGCCTGGGTCTCGCTGGGCAGCGGCAGGTTCCAGTAGTCGGTGGGCAGGCCAAGCTTCTCGTTGCGCTCGATGGCGCGGCTGACCGTGCCTTCACCGGCGTTGTAGGCCGCCAGCGCCAGCAACCAGTCGCCGTTGAACATATCATGCAGGCGCGTCAGGTAGTCCATGGCGGCCGTGGTGGAGGCGGTGATGTCGCGTCGCCCGTCATAGAAGCGGGTCTGGCGCAGATTGAAGTAACGCCCCGTGGACGGGATGAATTGCCACAGCCCCACCGCGTTGGCCCGGGAATAGGCCATGGGGTTGTAGGCGCTCTCGATCACTGGCAGCAGCGCCAGTTCCAGCGGCATGTTGCGTTCTTCAAGGCGTTCGACGATGTAATGGATGTACAGGCTGCCGCGCTCACCGGCGTTTTCCAGGAAGGAAGGGTTGCTGGCGAACCACAGGCGCTGTTGCTCGATGCGCGGGTTGACACCGGCCGTTTCCTGCAGCTGGAAGCCCTGGCGCATGCGTTCCCAGATGTCCTGGGGCACTTGGGGGCTGGGTTTCTCGGTGAGCCATACCGGCTTCTGTTTGGCGCGAGCGGCGATATTCGGGGTGTGCGCCGCGTCGGTCTGCGGCAGCTGGCTCGTGCTCTGGCAGCCCGCCAGGGTGGCGGACACAGCCACCGCAATGGCTTGAGCCAAGCGGGTCAATGTGTCTGACTGGACGGACCTGCGTATGGATGACGACATTGGCTGGAAGTAAGTTCCGGGCAAAAATGTCGGCCGATTCTAGGAAGCGCACCCCAACAGGTCAACCTTTCAGAATTTTTGTATCAATCGATAGCTGCCTTAGAACGTATCTTTCCAAGCCCTCAAGGCCGCAAAAACCTCACTCGGCGTCTGGTTTCGCTGGCCGCTCCGTTCGTCTGCTTTTTGTTTAACGGATGTTTCAGTCGTGCGCAGGAACGGGTTGGTGAGTTTTTCCAGGGCCAGGGTCGAGGGCAGCGTCATGATGCCTTCGTTGCGTTGGCGGCTGACTTTTTCCAGGCGGGCGGCGATGTCCGGGTTGCCCGGCTCCACGGCGGCAGCGAACTTCAGGTTGCTGAGGGTGTATTCATGGGTGCAGTAGACCAGGGTATCTTCAGGCAACGCGGCGAGGCGGCCCAGGGAGTGGTGCATCTGCGCGGGCGTGCCTTCGAAAAGCCGGCCGCAACCGGCGGCGAATAGGGTATCGCCACAAAAGAGCAGGCCATGGTGGTAGTAGGCGATGTGCCCCAGTGTATGGCCAGGCACCGCGTAGACATCGAAGTCCCAGCCGAGCACGCTGACCTGGTCGTTGTCATGCAGGGCCTGGTCCCGTGCCGGGATGTTTTCGCTGGCCGGGCCGTAGACGGTGGCGTTCGTCGCATTCTTCAGCGCCTGGACGCCGCCGACATGATCATGGTGATGGTGGGTGATCAGGATGTCGCTCAGGACCCAGCCCGGATGGGCGTCGAGCCAGGCCTGTACTGGCGCGGCATCACCCGGGTCGACCACGGCGCAGCGCTGGGTGGAGTGATCCTGTAACAACCAGATGTAGTTATCGGTGAACGCGGGCAGGGCACTGATCTGTATCATCGCGGAATTCGCCAAGCGGAAAACAAAGGCGCATCTTAGAACTTCCTGACGCGTTGGAGAATGCAATGACCGATGAAGCGTTCGCTCAGGCTGATCCTGACTGGCTGGCGTTGATCAGCGCGGCCCGTGAATGGCTGTCCGGCCCTGTCGGGCAATTTTTGCTGGAAGAGGAACGGCGCATGCTCGAAGACGAGTTGGGCCGGTTCTTTGGCGGCTATCTGGTGCACTACGGGCCTTCGGCGCAAACGCCGCCGTCGGCACCGCAGGTCCAGCGCAACGTACGCCTGGGGGCGCCGTTGCCTGGGGTGGAAATCGTCTGCGAGGAGCAGGCCTGGCCGCTGAGCGAACATGCCGCCGACGTGGTGGTCATGCAGCACGGCCTGGATTTCTGCCTGTCGCCCCACGGTTTGCTGCGTGAAGCCGCCAGCAGCGTGCGCCCCGGCGGGCATCTGTTGATCATCGGTATCAACCCCTGGAGCACCTGGGGGTTGCGTCATGTGTTTGCCCACGACGCCTTGCGCCAGGCCCGCTGCATCTCGGCGTCGAGGGTCGGCGACTGGCTCAACCTGCTGGGCTTCGCGCTGGAGAAACGCCGCTTCGGGTGCTATCGTCCGCCGCTTGCGTCACCCAAGTGGCAGGCTCGCCTGGCCGGCTGGGAGCGCAAGGCCGGCGACTGGCAGCTGTCCGGCGGTGGTTT of Pseudomonas fluorescens contains these proteins:
- a CDS encoding extracellular solute-binding protein, whose product is MKPLRALLLQASSLLFAGLACAAPQHAVTLYNEPPKYPANFQHFDYVNPDAPKGGIFRQGGFGGFDSLNPFISKGVPADDIGLIYDTLAKQGLDEPFTEYGLIAEKIEKAPDNGWVRFYLRPEARFNDGHPVRAEDVVFSFQTLTKDGAPMFRGYYNDVAEVIAEDPLKVLFKFKHTQNRELPLILGQLPVLPKHWWAERDFNKGNLEIPLGSGPYKVAEVKAGRSIRYERVKDYWGKDLPVNRGFYNFDVLVTDYYRDNTVAVEALKAGQFDYWLEMTAKNWANAYNIPAVTEGRLIKEQIPNGNPTGMQGFVYNLRRPVFQDVRVRKALSLLLDFEWTNKQLFNGAYARTRSYFENSEMAATGLPGEDELKILEPLRDKIPEQVFSEAFQPSMCDGSGMIRDQQRKAYQLLQEAGWRIVDDKMVDAQGKPVVLEFLLAQTEFERILLPFKRNLSDLGIDLVIRRVDVSQYINRVRSRDFDLVVGSFPQSSSPGNEQREFWMSAAADKPGSRNTMGLKDPAVDQLVEQLINADSRKSLVAHARALDRVLQWGYYVIPNWHIKTWRVAYWNHIGHPKITPTYDIGTTTWWVKPEVKPADEVEKQVIEQQIAAPASVE
- a CDS encoding extracellular solute-binding protein; amino-acid sequence: MIRPLLLFLISLALSSPASATISESHGYAQFGTLKYPARFTHFDWVNPQAPKGGVLRVMAFGTFDTLNPYTFKGSSPVSTPNFLQYGINELNEPLMVGTGQYAPSGDEPTSSYGLIAQSVEYSEDRSWVVFNLRPEARFHDGVPITAYDVAFSYRTLLKDGHPQYRTNLQEVLRVDILNPLKIRFVFKRSGNPLLILRLGELPVLPQHYWKGRDFKATTFEPPLGSGPYRITKVQPGRQLVFERVKDYWGKDLPVNRGKYNYDRMDVEFYRDSEVAFEAFKAGEFDIYIEHQAKNWANGYQFPAVNRGDVIKAQIPHQIPTQTQGLFMNTRRGTFAEVKVREALGLMFDFEWTNRTLFSGAYKRTLSYYPNSEFSATGLPVGHEWLLLKPYRDQLPPKLLTEPFSLPKTDGRGIPRETLRKALGLLKEAGWNLNGQRLLNADHQPLSFEILLVNPNLERILQPYVENLASIGVQARLRTVDRAQYKQRLDQFDFDMILLTLNQTLSPGLEQWQYFHSSQVGVKGSKNYAGIANPVVDHLLEKLLAAQTRDEQVAAGKALDRVLLWQHYCIPNWYLNYHRLAYRNRFAFVTTPPYTLGLSAWWLKSSEKDQ
- a CDS encoding transglycosylase SLT domain-containing protein; this translates as MSSSIRRSVQSDTLTRLAQAIAVAVSATLAGCQSTSQLPQTDAAHTPNIAARAKQKPVWLTEKPSPQVPQDIWERMRQGFQLQETAGVNPRIEQQRLWFASNPSFLENAGERGSLYIHYIVERLEERNMPLELALLPVIESAYNPMAYSRANAVGLWQFIPSTGRYFNLRQTRFYDGRRDITASTTAAMDYLTRLHDMFNGDWLLALAAYNAGEGTVSRAIERNEKLGLPTDYWNLPLPSETQAYVPKLLALSQVVLAPDAYGVNLNPIANEPYFQVVEINQRMDLSKVAAVANIDEDELFQLNPAFKQRTTIDGPQHLLVPTSKAQLLTASLSTMRPEELISQRALKPVFESADDSEVEGARRTYRVKRGDNLAQIAKANNVQTKDLQRWNKLSGNKLKVGQTLVMQDAKASKATGKRISTVIAANSKDQKKQTQYKVKQGDSLYVVAKRFNVEMQHLKRWNPRMGKALKPGQMLTVYSPH
- the gloB gene encoding hydroxyacylglutathione hydrolase: MIQISALPAFTDNYIWLLQDHSTQRCAVVDPGDAAPVQAWLDAHPGWVLSDILITHHHHDHVGGVQALKNATNATVYGPASENIPARDQALHDNDQVSVLGWDFDVYAVPGHTLGHIAYYHHGLLFCGDTLFAAGCGRLFEGTPAQMHHSLGRLAALPEDTLVYCTHEYTLSNLKFAAAVEPGNPDIAARLEKVSRQRNEGIMTLPSTLALEKLTNPFLRTTETSVKQKADERSGQRNQTPSEVFAALRAWKDTF
- a CDS encoding class I SAM-dependent methyltransferase; its protein translation is MTDEAFAQADPDWLALISAAREWLSGPVGQFLLEEERRMLEDELGRFFGGYLVHYGPSAQTPPSAPQVQRNVRLGAPLPGVEIVCEEQAWPLSEHAADVVVMQHGLDFCLSPHGLLREAASSVRPGGHLLIIGINPWSTWGLRHVFAHDALRQARCISASRVGDWLNLLGFALEKRRFGCYRPPLASPKWQARLAGWERKAGDWQLSGGGFYLLVARKIAVGLRPVRQARREPMGKLIPLPMAKVNRRHIEP